Proteins from one Deinococcus sp. AB2017081 genomic window:
- a CDS encoding aspartate-semialdehyde dehydrogenase, producing the protein MRVAIVGATGAVGHELLKVLEGSSLRFDELLLFASPRSAGSTLMFRNQPLTVQATPDGAIDADVILASAGGSISKALAPAWVAGGAVVIDNSSAFRYDPEVPLVVPEVNGDAALTHRGIIANPNCTTAIAVVAVAPIHRQYGVKRMIVSTYQATSGAGAKGMDELLEQTRVELDGGQAQASVFAHPIPFNVIPHIDAFQDNGYTKEEMKVAWETRKIIGDDSLQISCTAVRIPTLRTHSEAITLELERPANPQAVRDLLAASAGVEVRDDPAGKLYPMPLTASGKYDVEVGRIRESLVFPGGIDLFVSGDQLLKGAALNAVQIAEYLQQKGALKARQRA; encoded by the coding sequence ATGCGCGTAGCGATCGTGGGAGCAACCGGAGCGGTGGGACACGAACTTCTGAAGGTGCTGGAGGGCAGCAGCCTGCGCTTTGACGAGCTGCTGCTGTTCGCCAGCCCACGCAGCGCGGGCAGCACGCTGATGTTCAGGAATCAGCCGCTGACCGTGCAGGCCACGCCGGACGGCGCCATCGACGCCGACGTGATCCTGGCGTCGGCGGGCGGCAGCATCAGCAAGGCCCTGGCTCCGGCCTGGGTGGCGGGCGGCGCGGTCGTGATCGACAACTCCAGCGCCTTCCGCTACGACCCCGAGGTGCCCCTGGTCGTGCCCGAGGTCAACGGGGACGCCGCCCTGACCCACCGGGGCATCATCGCCAACCCGAACTGCACCACCGCCATCGCCGTGGTGGCCGTGGCCCCGATTCACCGGCAGTACGGCGTGAAGCGCATGATCGTGAGCACCTACCAGGCGACCAGCGGCGCGGGGGCCAAGGGCATGGACGAGCTGCTGGAGCAGACGCGGGTGGAACTGGACGGCGGGCAGGCGCAGGCCAGCGTCTTCGCGCACCCCATCCCCTTCAACGTGATCCCGCACATCGACGCCTTCCAGGACAACGGCTACACCAAGGAGGAGATGAAAGTCGCGTGGGAGACCCGCAAGATCATCGGGGACGACAGCCTCCAGATCTCGTGTACCGCCGTGCGGATTCCCACCCTGCGCACGCACAGCGAGGCGATCACGCTGGAGCTGGAACGCCCCGCCAACCCGCAGGCCGTGCGTGACCTGCTGGCCGCGTCGGCCGGGGTGGAGGTGCGCGACGACCCGGCCGGGAAGCTGTACCCCATGCCCCTGACCGCCAGCGGCAAGTACGACGTGGAGGTGGGCCGCATCCGCGAGTCGCTGGTCTTCCCCGGCGGCATCGACCTGTTCGTGTCGGGCGACCAGCTCCTGAAGGGGGCCGCGCTGAACGCCGTGCAGATCGCGGAATACCTCCAGCAGAAGGGAGCGCTGAAGGCCAGACAGCGGGCCTGA
- a CDS encoding dienelactone hydrolase family protein, translating to MTEYKQDLFRYVAEEFAEDYREGELQRREFLRRMTLLGGGVVGARTLIASLGIAGVSAAELAQAQTAPPQPDKASGAGMVDPRDPAITVGPVTYGARGFTHLAYVARPVGIAPAPGVLVIHENRGLQPHIQDIARRLAKAGYIAMAPDLVSQIGGTAQYIDTAQISSYLAQTPGDEHVANLKEAVAVLQKQPGVQGIGAVGFCFGGGLTWRLATAVPELKAAVPFYGPAPDTAAVPNIRAAVLGIYGGTDTRINAGIPQLEAALKAAGTRYGIKIYDGAGHAFNNDTGQNYVKAAADDAWAQTLAWFGQYLRA from the coding sequence ATGACCGAGTACAAACAGGATCTGTTCCGCTACGTCGCCGAGGAATTTGCCGAGGACTACCGCGAGGGCGAGCTGCAACGCCGCGAGTTCCTGCGACGCATGACCCTGCTGGGTGGCGGCGTGGTCGGGGCCCGCACCCTGATCGCGTCGCTGGGCATCGCGGGCGTTAGCGCGGCCGAGCTTGCCCAGGCACAGACGGCCCCGCCCCAGCCGGACAAGGCCAGCGGCGCGGGCATGGTCGATCCACGCGACCCGGCCATCACGGTCGGCCCGGTCACGTATGGGGCGCGGGGCTTCACGCATCTGGCCTACGTGGCGCGGCCGGTCGGAATTGCCCCCGCGCCGGGTGTGCTGGTCATCCACGAGAACCGGGGGCTGCAGCCGCACATCCAGGACATCGCGCGGCGGCTCGCCAAGGCCGGCTACATCGCTATGGCTCCGGATCTGGTGTCGCAGATCGGCGGCACCGCGCAGTACATCGACACCGCGCAGATCAGCTCCTATCTGGCCCAGACGCCCGGCGACGAGCACGTGGCGAACCTGAAGGAGGCCGTGGCCGTGCTCCAGAAACAGCCGGGCGTGCAGGGCATCGGCGCGGTTGGCTTCTGCTTCGGCGGCGGGCTCACATGGCGGCTGGCGACGGCGGTACCCGAGCTGAAAGCGGCCGTGCCCTTCTATGGCCCCGCGCCCGACACGGCGGCAGTGCCGAACATCAGGGCGGCCGTGCTGGGCATCTATGGCGGCACCGACACGCGCATCAACGCGGGCATCCCGCAGCTGGAGGCGGCCCTGAAGGCAGCGGGCACCCGCTACGGCATCAAGATCTACGACGGAGCCGGACACGCCTTCAACAACGACACCGGCCAGAACTACGTGAAGGCCGCTGCCGACGACGCCTGGGCCCAGACCCTGGCGTGGTTCGGCCAGTACCTGCGGGCCTGA